The following DNA comes from Candidatus Margulisiibacteriota bacterium.
TTTGACTGGAAAGCTCAGAGCAACAAAAGAGAAGAGAAGACATATGGTCTGTTACGACTCGGTTTATCTCTTCAGGCATATCTTTAGGTTTTTGCCGAATTCCTGCTTCAATATGAGCTACAGGAATTTTAAGTTTAGCAGCAGCTAATGCACCAGCTACAGTGGTATTTGTATCTCCATATACAATAACCATGTCTGGTTTTTCTAGAAGAAGAATGTCTTCAAACTTCTCCAGCACCAATGCAGTTTGCTTCCCATGGCTAGAAGATCCAACTTCTAAAAAATACTGAGGAGTTGGAATTTGTAGCTCTTGAAAGAAAAGATCTGACATGTTT
Coding sequences within:
- a CDS encoding UDP-N-acetylglucosamine 2-epimerase, with the translated sequence MLKNKIISLVGARPQFIKEAIIASEVYKTNAWNHILVHSGQHYDTNMSDLFFQELQIPTPQYFLEVGSSSHGKQTALVLEKFEDILLLEKPDMVIVYGDTNTTVAGALAAAKLKIPVAHIEAGIRQKPKDMPEEINRVVTDHMSSLLFCCSELSSQ